A stretch of Caenorhabditis elegans chromosome IV DNA encodes these proteins:
- the Y69A2AR.19 gene encoding Protein-tyrosine-phosphatase (Confirmed by transcript evidence) has translation MQHKMRFGQLLLLALFGVANGYREQFNTISSSVRQEKINDNHLDSPRSDGHELMENPLDPIASHDFSDFLDPHELQIAGRVARQDTHRSSAGHELVDSPLEPRDSHDFLDLSTPQELQDVGRVARQEQTYDVDTPSSVESLDIPSDTSNNAGRVARQVAPSKSADYLNHTTLIAHIANGIALQAGLMKGSIPIDAAVSELLNFGSVKVSDITAFKPDQITALIGKLKGVPASLVSTDPIVTLETRALDWNKLLIASKSIGDVASLPGKDDFSTELAKFENTFNFDSLSKTADTINSTIKSCSNLLDKSDTSWESHSAIRFKDLPGTLETLGSKVKEIINMDVSFDKLMNGFTAFQPLERLMHLVELRRSYIIVPVSNTPDITSNLKKVVEQVALAKAAGKSSMTVSALADVGGSKPKREHSVGFQSGISELKQLVKDVLDPWFSSLLNVTSAQQNNLADGLQSLFKTTDQLSRMNDKLKPIVSSSVQQTIAVFQVLVNEISLLSSDSAEMSSVMAELDKCSRTLPMDDQRVVGVELMKHINSLKLSLSQFAEFKTSTILNSLEKEITSFQNSYKFSDLQDPTATATEVKAVVESIQKSGSLEKFKQYLLLLQKTFADVDGNNLKTVILGGIKARITKIGDSTFGDFIKEELKVHTCLKAQEEQSRKLSQAIQATQSLRKLDEKMLEEVGSAASAVSSFAKDLATIKSIPETMKKEAKGVSTDLNGMADAKKNSDSVGQSVSSLQDASELIELESAIKELKGFGPEIDGYIKAVKSPEDRKAIETQWGNHHSDMASLESGLKAAKGFVDKIDVSKAKTMSDYGTPLANLKDLPDVKINALEKIKALDALIKALPPPKRKRATSDPKTVMEAAKSTLEKIAALDLQFSNHKTQYQQAPAAFKAFHDFLAKFLVTTHSNSTGGSDSGISITLIIIIVGSILALIGVAVGIYFGVRWYEKKKAAEQMEHEIVVWVKAQAYKSLEAAIIVLVASLHVVWGTQTSVSVEKSNAYLPKEKNRRPLATPCNPETAVEVMSDGTRIPIHANWINTSPDVDGNTQKFIATQGPLPNTSDDFWTMVQFHKVETVVMLCQFVEKEEEKCHEYFPVRTGQIVDLERYKLKTVTQEQILGDSTSKRTIQVEDTSKEFPTRTITHYQYHSWPDQGIPQGHAQCFDLMNMAKESKKPIVVHCSAGIGRTVSFIATQYIPSAVLANRTLVLNQAVAELRDQRWCAIQTVEQMYWVQVGSVYRLSKEKNIDMKHYKEQFEMLDGGHKFLYLAQEQFKDGRKDVLKKLEADGEVRKAKQDEKKATTGIDEDLGGDRKKGGAECIAVDMEY, from the exons ATGCAACATAAGATGCGGTTTGGGCAATTATTGCTTCTCG CGCTCTTTGGAGTTGCAAACGGCTACAGAGAGCAATTTAATACAATTTCTTCGTCTGTTAGACAAG aaaaaatcaacgaCAATCACCTGGACAGCCCCCGCTCGGATGGACACGAACTAATGGAAAACCCCTTGGACCCTATCGCATCTCACGACTTTTCGGACTTCCTGGATCCTCATGAGCTTCAAATCGCCGGAAGAGTTGCTCGACAAG ACACTCATCGCTCCTCGGCTGGACACGAACTTGTGGATAGCCCCTTGGAACCTCGTGATTCTCACGATTTCTTGGATCTTTCGACTCCACAGGAACTTCAAGACGTCGGACGAGTTGCTCGACAAG AACAAACCTATGATGTGGACACCCCCAGCTCGGTTGAATCTTTGGATATCCCCTCGGACACGTCCAACAACGCCGGAAGAGTTGCTCGACAAG TTGCTCCTTCCAAGTCGGCTGACTACCTCAACCATACAACACTTATCGCTCATATCGCTAATGGAATTGCTCTGCAGGCTGGCTTGATGAAAGGATCGATTCCGATCGATGCAGCTGTCAGTGAGCTCCTCAATTTTGGTTCGGTCAAAGTGTCGGATATCACTGCCTTCAAGCCTGATCAGATTACTGCTCTTATCGGTAAGCTGAAAGGCGTTCCCGCATCTCTTGTTTCAACGGACCCGATTGTCACTTTGGAAACTCGAGCGCTGGATTGGAACAAACTTCTGATTGCTTCAAAATCTATTGGTGACGTTGCAAGTCTTCCAGGAAAAGATGACTTCTCTACTGAgttagcaaaatttgagaacaCATTCAACTTTGACTCGCTTTCCAAGACAGCCGACACCATTAATAGCACCATAAAATCATGTTCAAATCTTTTAGACAAATCAGACACAAGCTGGGAAAGCCATTCGGCCATTCGTTTTAAAGACTTGCCTGGAACTCTAGAAACTCTAGGGTCTAAAGTCAAAGAGATCATCAATATGGATGTTTCTTTTGATAAATTGATGAATGGCTTCACTGCCTTTCAACCACTCGAACGTTTGATGCACCTTGTTGAACTCCGTCGATCGTATATTATCGTTCCGGTGTCAAATACTCCAGATATCACAAGCAACCTCAAAAAAGTTGTCGAGCAAGTTGCTCTGGCGAAAGCTGCTGGCAAATCTTCAATGACTGTTTCAGCTCTAGCAGATGTAGGAGGCTCAAAGCCAAAACGCGAGCATTCTGTCGGTTTCCAGAGCGGAATCTCTGAACTGAAGCAGCTCGTCAAAGACGTGCTTGATCCTTGGTTTTCTAGCCTACTGAATGTCACCAGCGCTCAGCAGAATAATTTAGCCGATGGTTTACAGTCTTTGTTCAAAACTACTGATCAATTGAGTAGAATGAATGATAAGCTGAAACCAATAGTTTCTTCGTCTGTTCAACAAACAATCGCCGTTTTCCAGGTCCTTGTGAATGAAATTTCTTTGCTTTCTTCAGACTCTGCTGAAATGAGTAGCGTTATGGCAGAACTTGATAAATGTTCTAGAACACTCCCTATGGACGATCAACGTGTAGTTGGTGTTGAATTGATGAAACACATCAACTCACTGAAGCTCAGTCTATCTCAATTCgctgaattcaaaacttcGACAATTTTGAATAGTCTAGAGAAGGAGATAACTTCTTTTCAGAACTCATACAAGTTTAGCGACTTGCAAGACCCGACTGCAACGGCGACAGAAGTAAAAGCCGTCGTGGAGAGTATTCAAAAATCAGGTTCTCTCGAAAAGTTTAAACAGTATCTTTtgcttttgcaaaaaacttttgctGATGTAGATGGAAATAATCTCAAAACAGTTATCTTGGGTGGAATAAAAGCTAGAATTACTAAGATAGGAGATTCAACGTTTGGAGACTTTATCAAAGAAGAACTTAAGGTCCACACTTGCCTAAAGGCACAGGAGGAACAATCAAGGAAGTTATCTCAAGCTATTCAAGCAACTCAAtcattgagaaaattggatgaaaagaTGCTCGAAGAAGTTGGATCAGCAGCTTCTGCGGTGTCTTCGTTTGCTAAAGATCTTGCCACTATTAAATCGATTCCGGAAACCATGAAGAAGGAAGCAAAGGGAGTCTCCACGGATCTCAACGGCATGGCAGATGCGAAGAAGAACTCGGATTCTGTTGGACAATCTGTGAGCTCTCTTCAAGATGCAAGTGAATTGATCGAGTTGGAATCTGCCATCAAGGAACTGAAAGGTTTTGGACCTGAGATTGATGGTTACATCAAAGCTGTCAAAAGTCCGGAAGATAGGAAAGCGATCGAAACTCAATGGGGAAACCATCATAGTGACATGGCTTCTCTGGAATCTGGATTGAAAGCTGCTAAAGGATTTGTTGACAAGATTGACGTCTCGAAAGCCAAAACAATGTCAGATTATGGTACTCCATTGGCAAACTTGAAGGATCTTCCGGATGTCAAAATCAATGCATTGGAGAAGATAAAAGCTCTCGATGCTCTGATCAAAGCACTTCCACCTCCGAAACGCAAACGAGCAACCAGCGATCCGAAGACTGTCATGGAAGCTGCCAAATCGACTCTGGAGAAGATTGCAGCCTTGGATCTCCAATTCTCAAATCACAAGACTCAATACCAACAGGCTCCTGCTGCATTCAAGGCATTCCATGACTTTTTGGCAAAGTTCCTGGTGACTACACATAGCAATAGTACAGGTGGTTCGGATTCCGGGATATCTATTAC TttgatcatcatcatcgtcggTAGTATTCTTGCTCTCATTGGCGTTGCTGTCGGAATCTATTTCGGAGTTCGTTGGtatgagaaaaagaaagcaGCCGAGCAGATGGAACACGAAATTGTTGTATGGGTAAAAGCTCAAGCATACAAGAGTCTGGAGGCGGCAATCATTGTTCTGGTCGCTTCGTTGCATGTGGTGTGGGGAACACAGACCTCGGTGTCGGTTGAGAAGTCGAATGCGTATTTGCCGAAGGAGAAGAATCG AAGACCGTTGGCAACACCTTGTAATCCGGAAACTGCCGTGGAAGTCATGTCGGACGGGACAAGGATTCCGATTCATGCGAATTGGATCAACACAAGTCCGGATGTGGATGGTAATACGCAGAAGTTCATTGCAACACAG GGACCACTTCCGAACACTTCGGACGACTTCTGGACGATGGTTCAATTCCACAAAGTTGAGACTGTTGTGATGCTCTGTCAGTTTGTGGAGAAAGAGGAAGAGAAGTGTCATGAGTATTTCCCAGTCAGAACTGGGCAGATTGTCGATTTGGAGAGATATAAGCTGAAAACCGTTACTCAGGAGCAGATTCTGGGCGATTCGACGTCTAAGCGTACAATTCAGGTTGAGGATACGTC GAAAGAATTCCCCACCCGTACAATCACCCATTATCAATATCACTCATGGCCGGATCAGGGAATTCCACAGGGTCATGCCCAATGCTTCGATCTGATGAACATGGCGAAGGAGAGCAAGAAGCCAATTGTCGTGCACTGTTCTGCTGGAATCGGTAGAACCGTCTCCTTCATTGCCACACAATACATTCCGAGTGCAGTATTGGCCAACAGAACTCTGGTTTTGAATCAGGCTGTCGCCGAACTTCGTGATCAGCGCTGGTGTGCCATTCAGACCGTCGAGCAGATGTACTGGGTTCAAGTTGGATCTGTCTACAGACTCTCCAAG gaaaagaaCATTGACATGAAGCACTACAAGGAACAGTTTGAAATGCTGGATGGTGGTCACAAATTCTTGTATTTGGCTCAGGAGCAGTTTAAAGATGGAAGAAAGGATGTTCTGAAGAAACTTGAAGCTGATGGTGAGGTTAGAAAGGCCAAGCAGGATGAGAAGAAAGCAACGACTGGAATTGATGAAGATCTTGGTGGTGATCGTAAGAAAGGAGGAGCCGAGTGTATTGCTGTCGACATGGAATATTGA
- the Y69A2AR.19 gene encoding Protein-tyrosine-phosphatase (Confirmed by transcript evidence), protein MQHKMRFGQLLLLALFGVANGYREQFNTISSSVRQEKINDNHLDSPRSDGHELMENPLDPIASHDFSDFLDPHELQIAGRVARQDNNNDHLDTHRSSAGHELVDSPLEPRDSHDFLDLSTPQELQDVGRVARQEQTYDVDTPSSVESLDIPSDTSNNAGRVARQVAPSKSADYLNHTTLIAHIANGIALQAGLMKGSIPIDAAVSELLNFGSVKVSDITAFKPDQITALIGKLKGVPASLVSTDPIVTLETRALDWNKLLIASKSIGDVASLPGKDDFSTELAKFENTFNFDSLSKTADTINSTIKSCSNLLDKSDTSWESHSAIRFKDLPGTLETLGSKVKEIINMDVSFDKLMNGFTAFQPLERLMHLVELRRSYIIVPVSNTPDITSNLKKVVEQVALAKAAGKSSMTVSALADVGGSKPKREHSVGFQSGISELKQLVKDVLDPWFSSLLNVTSAQQNNLADGLQSLFKTTDQLSRMNDKLKPIVSSSVQQTIAVFQVLVNEISLLSSDSAEMSSVMAELDKCSRTLPMDDQRVVGVELMKHINSLKLSLSQFAEFKTSTILNSLEKEITSFQNSYKFSDLQDPTATATEVKAVVESIQKSGSLEKFKQYLLLLQKTFADVDGNNLKTVILGGIKARITKIGDSTFGDFIKEELKVHTCLKAQEEQSRKLSQAIQATQSLRKLDEKMLEEVGSAASAVSSFAKDLATIKSIPETMKKEAKGVSTDLNGMADAKKNSDSVGQSVSSLQDASELIELESAIKELKGFGPEIDGYIKAVKSPEDRKAIETQWGNHHSDMASLESGLKAAKGFVDKIDVSKAKTMSDYGTPLANLKDLPDVKINALEKIKALDALIKALPPPKRKRATSDPKTVMEAAKSTLEKIAALDLQFSNHKTQYQQAPAAFKAFHDFLAKFLVTTHSNSTGGSDSGISITLIIIIVGSILALIGVAVGIYFGVRWYEKKKAAEQMEHEIVVWVKAQAYKSLEAAIIVLVASLHVVWGTQTSVSVEKSNAYLPKEKNRRPLATPCNPETAVEVMSDGTRIPIHANWINTSPDVDGNTQKFIATQGPLPNTSDDFWTMVQFHKVETVVMLCQFVEKEEEKCHEYFPVRTGQIVDLERYKLKTVTQEQILGDSTSKRTIQVEDTSKEFPTRTITHYQYHSWPDQGIPQGHAQCFDLMNMAKESKKPIVVHCSAGIGRTVSFIATQYIPSAVLANRTLVLNQAVAELRDQRWCAIQTVEQMYWVQVGSVYRLSKEKNIDMKHYKEQFEMLDGGHKFLYLAQEQFKDGRKDVLKKLEADGEVRKAKQDEKKATTGIDEDLGGDRKKGGAECIAVDMEY, encoded by the exons ATGCAACATAAGATGCGGTTTGGGCAATTATTGCTTCTCG CGCTCTTTGGAGTTGCAAACGGCTACAGAGAGCAATTTAATACAATTTCTTCGTCTGTTAGACAAG aaaaaatcaacgaCAATCACCTGGACAGCCCCCGCTCGGATGGACACGAACTAATGGAAAACCCCTTGGACCCTATCGCATCTCACGACTTTTCGGACTTCCTGGATCCTCATGAGCTTCAAATCGCCGGAAGAGTTGCTCGACAAG ATAATAACAACGATCACCTAGACACTCATCGCTCCTCGGCTGGACACGAACTTGTGGATAGCCCCTTGGAACCTCGTGATTCTCACGATTTCTTGGATCTTTCGACTCCACAGGAACTTCAAGACGTCGGACGAGTTGCTCGACAAG AACAAACCTATGATGTGGACACCCCCAGCTCGGTTGAATCTTTGGATATCCCCTCGGACACGTCCAACAACGCCGGAAGAGTTGCTCGACAAG TTGCTCCTTCCAAGTCGGCTGACTACCTCAACCATACAACACTTATCGCTCATATCGCTAATGGAATTGCTCTGCAGGCTGGCTTGATGAAAGGATCGATTCCGATCGATGCAGCTGTCAGTGAGCTCCTCAATTTTGGTTCGGTCAAAGTGTCGGATATCACTGCCTTCAAGCCTGATCAGATTACTGCTCTTATCGGTAAGCTGAAAGGCGTTCCCGCATCTCTTGTTTCAACGGACCCGATTGTCACTTTGGAAACTCGAGCGCTGGATTGGAACAAACTTCTGATTGCTTCAAAATCTATTGGTGACGTTGCAAGTCTTCCAGGAAAAGATGACTTCTCTACTGAgttagcaaaatttgagaacaCATTCAACTTTGACTCGCTTTCCAAGACAGCCGACACCATTAATAGCACCATAAAATCATGTTCAAATCTTTTAGACAAATCAGACACAAGCTGGGAAAGCCATTCGGCCATTCGTTTTAAAGACTTGCCTGGAACTCTAGAAACTCTAGGGTCTAAAGTCAAAGAGATCATCAATATGGATGTTTCTTTTGATAAATTGATGAATGGCTTCACTGCCTTTCAACCACTCGAACGTTTGATGCACCTTGTTGAACTCCGTCGATCGTATATTATCGTTCCGGTGTCAAATACTCCAGATATCACAAGCAACCTCAAAAAAGTTGTCGAGCAAGTTGCTCTGGCGAAAGCTGCTGGCAAATCTTCAATGACTGTTTCAGCTCTAGCAGATGTAGGAGGCTCAAAGCCAAAACGCGAGCATTCTGTCGGTTTCCAGAGCGGAATCTCTGAACTGAAGCAGCTCGTCAAAGACGTGCTTGATCCTTGGTTTTCTAGCCTACTGAATGTCACCAGCGCTCAGCAGAATAATTTAGCCGATGGTTTACAGTCTTTGTTCAAAACTACTGATCAATTGAGTAGAATGAATGATAAGCTGAAACCAATAGTTTCTTCGTCTGTTCAACAAACAATCGCCGTTTTCCAGGTCCTTGTGAATGAAATTTCTTTGCTTTCTTCAGACTCTGCTGAAATGAGTAGCGTTATGGCAGAACTTGATAAATGTTCTAGAACACTCCCTATGGACGATCAACGTGTAGTTGGTGTTGAATTGATGAAACACATCAACTCACTGAAGCTCAGTCTATCTCAATTCgctgaattcaaaacttcGACAATTTTGAATAGTCTAGAGAAGGAGATAACTTCTTTTCAGAACTCATACAAGTTTAGCGACTTGCAAGACCCGACTGCAACGGCGACAGAAGTAAAAGCCGTCGTGGAGAGTATTCAAAAATCAGGTTCTCTCGAAAAGTTTAAACAGTATCTTTtgcttttgcaaaaaacttttgctGATGTAGATGGAAATAATCTCAAAACAGTTATCTTGGGTGGAATAAAAGCTAGAATTACTAAGATAGGAGATTCAACGTTTGGAGACTTTATCAAAGAAGAACTTAAGGTCCACACTTGCCTAAAGGCACAGGAGGAACAATCAAGGAAGTTATCTCAAGCTATTCAAGCAACTCAAtcattgagaaaattggatgaaaagaTGCTCGAAGAAGTTGGATCAGCAGCTTCTGCGGTGTCTTCGTTTGCTAAAGATCTTGCCACTATTAAATCGATTCCGGAAACCATGAAGAAGGAAGCAAAGGGAGTCTCCACGGATCTCAACGGCATGGCAGATGCGAAGAAGAACTCGGATTCTGTTGGACAATCTGTGAGCTCTCTTCAAGATGCAAGTGAATTGATCGAGTTGGAATCTGCCATCAAGGAACTGAAAGGTTTTGGACCTGAGATTGATGGTTACATCAAAGCTGTCAAAAGTCCGGAAGATAGGAAAGCGATCGAAACTCAATGGGGAAACCATCATAGTGACATGGCTTCTCTGGAATCTGGATTGAAAGCTGCTAAAGGATTTGTTGACAAGATTGACGTCTCGAAAGCCAAAACAATGTCAGATTATGGTACTCCATTGGCAAACTTGAAGGATCTTCCGGATGTCAAAATCAATGCATTGGAGAAGATAAAAGCTCTCGATGCTCTGATCAAAGCACTTCCACCTCCGAAACGCAAACGAGCAACCAGCGATCCGAAGACTGTCATGGAAGCTGCCAAATCGACTCTGGAGAAGATTGCAGCCTTGGATCTCCAATTCTCAAATCACAAGACTCAATACCAACAGGCTCCTGCTGCATTCAAGGCATTCCATGACTTTTTGGCAAAGTTCCTGGTGACTACACATAGCAATAGTACAGGTGGTTCGGATTCCGGGATATCTATTAC TttgatcatcatcatcgtcggTAGTATTCTTGCTCTCATTGGCGTTGCTGTCGGAATCTATTTCGGAGTTCGTTGGtatgagaaaaagaaagcaGCCGAGCAGATGGAACACGAAATTGTTGTATGGGTAAAAGCTCAAGCATACAAGAGTCTGGAGGCGGCAATCATTGTTCTGGTCGCTTCGTTGCATGTGGTGTGGGGAACACAGACCTCGGTGTCGGTTGAGAAGTCGAATGCGTATTTGCCGAAGGAGAAGAATCG AAGACCGTTGGCAACACCTTGTAATCCGGAAACTGCCGTGGAAGTCATGTCGGACGGGACAAGGATTCCGATTCATGCGAATTGGATCAACACAAGTCCGGATGTGGATGGTAATACGCAGAAGTTCATTGCAACACAG GGACCACTTCCGAACACTTCGGACGACTTCTGGACGATGGTTCAATTCCACAAAGTTGAGACTGTTGTGATGCTCTGTCAGTTTGTGGAGAAAGAGGAAGAGAAGTGTCATGAGTATTTCCCAGTCAGAACTGGGCAGATTGTCGATTTGGAGAGATATAAGCTGAAAACCGTTACTCAGGAGCAGATTCTGGGCGATTCGACGTCTAAGCGTACAATTCAGGTTGAGGATACGTC GAAAGAATTCCCCACCCGTACAATCACCCATTATCAATATCACTCATGGCCGGATCAGGGAATTCCACAGGGTCATGCCCAATGCTTCGATCTGATGAACATGGCGAAGGAGAGCAAGAAGCCAATTGTCGTGCACTGTTCTGCTGGAATCGGTAGAACCGTCTCCTTCATTGCCACACAATACATTCCGAGTGCAGTATTGGCCAACAGAACTCTGGTTTTGAATCAGGCTGTCGCCGAACTTCGTGATCAGCGCTGGTGTGCCATTCAGACCGTCGAGCAGATGTACTGGGTTCAAGTTGGATCTGTCTACAGACTCTCCAAG gaaaagaaCATTGACATGAAGCACTACAAGGAACAGTTTGAAATGCTGGATGGTGGTCACAAATTCTTGTATTTGGCTCAGGAGCAGTTTAAAGATGGAAGAAAGGATGTTCTGAAGAAACTTGAAGCTGATGGTGAGGTTAGAAAGGCCAAGCAGGATGAGAAGAAAGCAACGACTGGAATTGATGAAGATCTTGGTGGTGATCGTAAGAAAGGAGGAGCCGAGTGTATTGCTGTCGACATGGAATATTGA